One genomic window of Phoenix dactylifera cultivar Barhee BC4 chromosome 6, palm_55x_up_171113_PBpolish2nd_filt_p, whole genome shotgun sequence includes the following:
- the LOC103701966 gene encoding tRNA(adenine(34)) deaminase, chloroplastic, with amino-acid sequence MYGGYTTTAIALRAKSSFSYAPLPFFTERGDHCRGDFSPCAHFSHHGFSINPRFLLYGYCSRQSSLIYWSPSRSFLSSRAADRARCRRSAVRELGLGPQCRRTSSWSRTSDGGFWEMIGLLAEVRSCYREGYSAEESRNEAGCDKVVSLGKNLRREVEIESVDGEGWRSSRARKDGSELDCYSGSERKEGKGRRVCGDSSRNYGSGRVDIGDREVRQVRKYEDNAGSKKRYVSESDAGWDSSRKTEFQEKDGNLRASSSTKLSEWEIRDREEKAASLRRSRCEAREEPGYEEQNVAGQEGSWRLTRMSGVGENDARTGLSSKNMAGARKVDREEGSGSAGKWQGKVDKRVVGRTGWKAEEREERGALGMDSAHEAREVCDYKEENVYGERVLREGSRKIARKRTSEAHGDDSTRFSSFQSAVDARKVDREEGLAARQRSEIDQRVVGQAELRFADRDEKGASSIDLALEAREEYGYEDEWVVRQRESRPGSRMVTGTSDVHEDDTKRSSSSKNMGDARKVGWEVSSTSNKHTELDQGVVGRTELRKRSQKPREITQLRDKNTESASDSQRHYEQMWVRNREDRSASAQSSVPVSRDKRSQRDQWVLGRMETDKHNESRTDVSSARAGDAERASSSRRLLETRMDDPEDYSARNQWNLINEQFMQQSSSRRTHERDAQNFEVSRRDTERASNTQEIYNTRYNTRVESESVNCEYSSRRDSAKETNISEYSRNDNEMASTSQEISNMRIENRRGNSSSMLVRDKLGKQRSTLTGDSSQPTKGQMGFTGRFDSGTSSLNTYTHELDDQASRGEMYIIKDGSLESASRSDRSSALYVGEFVDKVQQEITTLDGLDYASKYSPGIQIEEVPSGASNATSGTPSRLPAAASEDKDERYVEEGSRRSTSKPGMKGPSDEMWDVRGLTSQETSRTEEPEEGPTAAEAEDSTTATAGTENAVAQRSHRSLWSYVADIIRLSWGLHAESRNPALKSGTRCSSNESVSSEAWFSGQEPDDNDEIDEKRSGTPKEPLLTKRPLDESYPRTHAGPSEGSFGVPQLGDRVVKSEAGTSTSTGITKTGSLAKGSSTVSIPEEVGWTEGEKGREGIPSNVITVDQSSALTDDTAPAIIEEDKTNIGNVPLPVSKFTRLEEKLVREGSPEVGKPDGKDGELKRRKLQRNKQVLKERFDEWEEAYRLESEQRKTDEFFMREALAEARKAADTWEVPVGAVLVQNGKIIARGCNLVEGLRDSTAHAEMICIREASNLLRTWRLAETTLYVTLEPCPMCAGAILQARIDTVVWGAPNKLLGADGSWVRLFPGDGGSSSLDSSNQIVGPVHPFHPSITIRRGVLATECSEAMQQFFQLRRRKNKKPEPSLPPVSTHPTKFFTKIHDLFSVMFCL; translated from the exons ATGTACGGCGGCTACACCACCACGGCCATCGCCCTGAGGGCAAAATCGTCCTTTTCCTACGCCCCTCTCCCCTTCTTCACCGAGAGAGGCGACCACTGCCGTGGGGACTTCTCTCCCTGCGCCCATTTCTCCCACCATGGCTTCTCCATCAACCCTAGATTTCTTCTCTATGGCTACTGCTCCAGGCAATCCTCTTTGATCTACTGGTCTCCTTCTAGATCCTTCCTCTCCAGCAGGGCGGCCGACCGCGCCCGGTGCCGGCGGTCGGCCGTCCGGGAGCTCGGTCTCGGCCCGCAGTGCCGCCGGACCTCTTCCTGGTCCCGGACCTCCGATGGGGGCTTCTGGGAGATGATCGGCCTCCTGGCCGAGGTCAGGAGCTGCTACCGGGAGGGCTACAGCGCTGAGGAGTCGAGAAATGAAGCCGGTTGTGATAAAGTTGTCAGCTTGGGGAAGAATTTGAGGAGAGAGGTAGAAATCGAGTCGGTTGATGGGGAGGGCTGGCGGTCTTCCAGGGCGAGGAAGGATGGGTCGGAGTTGGATTGTTACAGTGGTTCTGAGAGGAAAGAAGGGAAGGGGAGAAGGGTCTGTGGTGACTCTTCGAGAAATTATGGTAGTGGTAGAGTGGATATTGGTGACAGGGAGGTTCGGCAAGTTCGGAAGTATGAGGATAATGCTGGGTCGAAGAAGAGGTATGTGTCGGAGAGTGATGCTGGTTGGGATTCGAGTAGAAAGACGGAGTTTCAGGAAAAAGATGGCAACTTGAGGGCCTCGAGTTCAACAAAGTTATCTGAATGGGAAATTAGAGATAGAGAGGAGAAAGCTGCCTCCTTGAGGAGATCGCGGTGTGAAGCGAGGGAAGAACCCGGTTATGAAGAGCAAAATGTTGCTGGGCAAGAAGGATCTTGGAGATTGACGAGAATGTCTGGGGTAGGTGAAAATGATGCAAGGACAGGTTTGAGTTCTAAGAACATGGCTGGTGCAAGGAAGGTTGATAGGGAAGAGGGCTCGGGTTCAGCTGGAAAGTGGCAAGGCAAAGTAGATAAGAGAGTTGTTGGGCGAACAGGATGGAAggcagaggagagagaggagaggggtgcTTTGGGGATGGATTCAGCTCATGAAGCAAGAGAAgtgtgtgattacaaagaagaaAATGTTTATGGAGAAAGGGTGTTGAGGGAAGGATCTCGGAAGATTGCTAGAAAGAGAACATCTGAGGCACATGGGGATGATTCAACgaggttttccagttttcaGAGCGCGGTTGATGCAAGGAAGGTAGACAGGGAAGAGGGTTTGGCTGCGAGGCAGCGTAGCGAAATAGACCAGCGGGTAGTTGGGCAAGCTGAATTGAGATTTGCGGACAGAGACGAGAAAGGTGCTTCATCAATTGATTTAGCTCTTGAAGCAAGAGAAGAATATGGTTATGAAGATGAATGGGTTGTCAGGCAAAGGGAGTCAAGGCCAGGATCTCGGATGGTTACTGGAACATCTGATGTGCATGAGGATGATACAAAGAGGTCTTCCAGTTCCAAGAACATGGGTGATGCAAGGAAGGTGGGTTGGGAAGTGAGTTCGACTTCAAATAAGCATACTGAGCTTGATCAAGGAGTGGTTGGGCGCACAGAGTTAAGGAAAAGATCACAAAAGCCCAGGGAAATAACACAGCTCCGTGACAAAAATACTGAGAGTGCCTCCGACTCTCAGAGGCATTATGAACAAATGTGGGTGAGGAACAGGGAGGACAGATCTGCTTCAGCTCAGAGTTCGGTTCCTGTGTCAAGAGATAAGAGAAGCCAAAGGGATCAATGGGTACTTGGCAGAATGGAAACAGACAAGCATAATGAAAGTCGCACTGATGTTTCTAGTGCCCGTGCTGGTGATGCTGAAAGGGCCAGCAGTTCACGGAGACTTCTTGAGACTAGAATGGATGATCCAGAAGACTATTCGGCTAGGAACCAATGGAATCTAATCAATGAACAATTCATGCAGCAATCCAGTTCAAGAAGAACACATGAAAGGGATGCCCAAAATTTTGAAGTTTCAAGGAGGGACACTGAAAGGGCTTCTaacacacaagaaatatatAATACAAGGTATAATACGAGGGTAGAGAGTGAAAGTGTCAACTGTGAATACAGTTCCAGACGAGATTCTGCCAAGGAAACAAATATATCTGAGTACTCAAGAAATGACAATGAAATGGCTTCCACTTCACAGGAGATATCTAATATGAGGATAGAAAACCGTCGAGGGAATTCTTCATCGATGCTGGTTCGAGATAAGCTGGGGAAACAAAGAAGCACACTTACAGGGGACAGTTCGCAGCCAACAAAAGGGCAAATGGGTTTTACTGGACGTTTTGATAGTGGCACTAGCTCTCTAAACACTTATACCCATGAGTTAGATGATCAGGCGAGTAGAGGTGAGATGTACATAATCAAAGATGGGTCACTAGAGTCTGCTAGCCGATCAGACAGGTCCTCTGCATTGTATGTTGGAGAGTTTGTCGACAAGGTACAACAGGAGATTACAACTTTAGATGGATTAGACTATGCTTCCAAATATTCTCCTGGAATTCAAATAGAAGAAGTACCTAGTGGAGCGAGCAATGCAACTAGTGGCACACCCTCAAGACTTCCTGCTGCTGCATCAGAAGACAAAGATGAGAGGTATGTAGAAGAAGGTTCCAGGAGATCTACATCAAAGCCAGGGATGAAAGGGCCATCTGATGAAATGTGGGATGTCAGGGGCCTGACTTCTCAGGAAACTTCTAGGACAGAAGAACCCGAGGAGGGCCCAACAGCTGCTGAAGCTGAGGATTCCACCACTGCTACTGCAGGAACTGAAAATGCTGTTGCTCAAAGATCCCACAGGTCATTGTGGTCTTATGTTGCAGATATAATTCGATTGAGTTGGGGTCTGCATGCTGAATCTCGCAACCCAGCTCTGAAATCGGGTACAAGATGTTCGTCAAATGAGTCTGTAAGCAGTGAGGCTTGGTTTTCTGGCCAGGAGCCAGATGACAATGATGAGATCGATGAGAAAAGAAGTGGAACACCTAAAGAACCATTACTGACTAAAAGACCTCTTGATGAATCCTATCCCAGGACGCATGCTGGTCCAAGTGAAGGAAGCTTTGGAGTGCCTCAATTGGGAGACAGAGTAGTGAAGTCAGAAGCTGGTACATCAACCTCAACGGGGATAACAAAAACAGGTTCACTGGCCAAAGGTTCTTCCACCGTTTCCATACCGGAAGAAGTAGGCTGGACCGAAGGTGAAAAAGGCAGAGAAGGTATTCCTTCTAATGTAATAACAGTTGACCAGTCATCAGCACTGACAGATGATACAGCTCCAGCCATCATAGAAGAAGATAAAACTAATATTGGAAATGTTCCGTTGCCTGTGAGCAAATTCACTAGGTTGGAAGAAAAGCTTGTTAGAGAGGGATCACCTGAAGTTGGTAAACCTGATGGAAAAGATGGGGAACTGAAGAGGAGGAAACTGCAAAGGAATAAGCAAGTCttaaaagaaagatttgatGAGTGGGAAGAAGCATATAGGCTTGAAAGTGAACAGAGAAAAACTGATGAGTTTTTTATGAGGGAAGCTCTGGCGGAAGCTCGGAAAGCTGCAGATACATGGGAGGTGCCAGTTGGGGCTGTACTGGTACAGAATGGGAAAATCATTGCTCGTGGCTGTAACCT GGTGGAAGGGCTGAGAGATTCAACTGCACATGCTGAAATGATTTGCATACGTGAAGCTTCTAATCTTCTTCGGACTTGGCGACTTGCA GAAACAACACTTTATGTGACACTTGAACCATGCCCAATGTGTGCTGGAGCAATCCTTCAAGCTAGGATTGATACTGTGGTATGGGGAGCGCCCAACAAGCTACTAGGAGCTGATGGCAGCTGGGTCAG GCTTTTTCCTGGGGATGGAGGAAGCAGCAGCTTGGATTCATCAAATCAAATAGTCGGACCTGTCCACCCATTCCACCCAAGTATAACAATAAGGCGTGGTGTTCTGGCAACGGAGTGTTCTGAAGCAATGCAACAATTCTTTCAactgaggaggaggaagaacaaaAAACCAGAACCATCACTGCCACCAGTATCTACTCACCCGACAAAATTCTTCACAAAGATACATGACCTGTTCTCTGTAATGTTTTGCTTGTAG